The Vigna angularis cultivar LongXiaoDou No.4 chromosome 9, ASM1680809v1, whole genome shotgun sequence DNA window AACTCACAAGCAGTGTTCTTGGTTAGCCCCACAATCGCATGCTTTGAGGCAGTGTAAGCATGTGGGCCAAGACCCCCCATCACCCCAGCAACACTAGCAGTGGAAATTATGCACCCAATGCCCTTAGGAATCATGGCCCTTGCAGCGTGCTTGATCCCCAAGGCCATGCCCTTCACGTTCACTTGCATCACACTGTCGAACTCGTTCGGGTCAAAGTTCAGAATGCTTTTGTTCTTCGACTGGTTTCCCAACACCCCTGCGTTGTTGAACATTATGTCCACTTGCCCGTACCGAGAAACTGTGGAACTCACCAATTTCTCAACCTCTTCTTCCACGCTAACGTCGCAGTGCACGTACGTGGCTGAAGGGGCCAAGGTCTCCGCCAGCATCCCGCCAAGTGCATCCTCGACATCCGCTATCACCACCCTCGCACCGTTCTTCACGAACACTCGCACCGTGGCTTCACCAATCCCTCTCGCACCCCCTGTTACGATAGCAACCTTGCCCTCCAACCTAAAAAACATAACATCAAACAGTTTACAATCATATCAACAGTTTCTTCACAAATTCGATAATTTTCAGTGTTTTTCATCTCA harbors:
- the LOC108347232 gene encoding short-chain dehydrogenase reductase 2a, with the protein product MGRAEVIPENPLQSVPILSRESSFSSSPRRLEGKVAIVTGGARGIGEATVRVFVKNGARVVIADVEDALGGMLAETLAPSATYVHCDVSVEEEVEKLVSSTVSRYGQVDIMFNNAGVLGNQSKNKSILNFDPNEFDSVMQVNVKGMALGIKHAARAMIPKGIGCIISTASVAGVMGGLGPHAYTASKHAIVGLTKNTACELGRYGIRVNCISPFGVATNMLVNAWRISDCDEEGGDDDEGMNFGLPFPEEVEKMEGIVRGLANLKGPTLRPKDIAEAALYLASDESKYVSGHNLVVDGGVTSSRNCIGL